A genomic stretch from Candidatus Rokuibacteriota bacterium includes:
- a CDS encoding NAD(P)/FAD-dependent oxidoreductase, producing MGGIVAGFGPWIAYWALSGAGLTKGAVAAGLAGALALSAWHLRHHRVRPIELSAAAFFVIRGVVSIGLGSPLVQRYDAALSSAALGAMAWGTLLFGSPFTALYAREQWPREYWEAPLFRRTNALLSALWGALFTANALLGLAALRWPGGRLVLAAVLPQLLIAAGVVSSIVFPRWYPRRRAAREIAQRDPYPWPTPVFATHQPAEGGRHDVIVVGSGIGGLTAGAVLARRGCRVLVLEQHYLAGGFCTSWPRHVRAGDRRLRYVFDAGVHDVSGLGESGAVRHLLRQLALEDTITWGQMSHEYVLPDLRVKVPHRVEDFVALLGTHFPGERAGIAAFFAEMERVYRELYADAPGTGGVPVPPLTVDAMLAYPALHPHAFRWMHAPFTGILDAYLRDPRLKELLSVLSDYLSDDPSALTVGAMAPIFGYYFDGGYYPMGGSQTLADALAGVIRSHGGELRLRTAARRIVVEHGRAVGVVSGDGRLDRASAIVSNADIRRTFLELVGREHLPRDFTGRVEGLQPSTSAFVVFLGVDYVPDVAPITMLATGTQRLGIAIPSKVDPSLAPRGHSSMSLITLMPPAAEGEWSRKAPGYAKRKRSLGDALIARAEQALPGLREHIVYRQDGSPATFARYAWTAGGAIYGSGPGQWQPPVKSPVEGLVLAGAGVFPGAGIEAVMISGTLAAEAICPLSERAREAARQPARAA from the coding sequence GGGATTCGGGCCGTGGATCGCGTACTGGGCGCTGTCCGGCGCCGGGCTCACCAAAGGCGCGGTGGCGGCCGGGCTGGCGGGCGCCCTGGCGCTCAGCGCCTGGCATCTGCGCCACCACCGCGTGCGGCCCATCGAGCTCAGCGCCGCAGCCTTCTTCGTGATCCGCGGCGTCGTCTCCATCGGGCTGGGATCCCCCCTCGTCCAGCGCTACGACGCCGCACTCTCGAGCGCGGCGCTCGGCGCCATGGCCTGGGGCACGCTCCTCTTCGGGTCGCCCTTCACGGCGCTCTACGCTCGGGAACAATGGCCGCGGGAGTACTGGGAGGCGCCGCTGTTCCGGCGCACGAACGCGCTCCTGTCCGCCCTCTGGGGCGCCCTCTTCACGGCGAATGCGCTCCTGGGGCTGGCCGCTCTCCGCTGGCCGGGCGGGCGACTTGTGCTGGCGGCCGTCCTGCCCCAGCTCCTCATCGCGGCCGGAGTGGTGAGCTCCATCGTGTTCCCCCGCTGGTACCCGCGACGGCGCGCGGCCCGCGAGATCGCCCAGCGCGACCCGTACCCGTGGCCGACCCCCGTGTTCGCCACCCACCAGCCCGCGGAGGGCGGGCGCCACGACGTGATCGTGGTCGGGTCGGGCATCGGCGGGCTCACGGCAGGGGCGGTCCTGGCCCGGCGCGGGTGCCGGGTGCTCGTGCTCGAGCAGCACTACCTGGCGGGGGGCTTCTGCACCTCTTGGCCTCGCCACGTCCGGGCGGGCGACCGCCGGCTACGATACGTCTTCGACGCCGGCGTCCACGATGTCAGCGGCCTGGGGGAGTCCGGGGCCGTGCGCCACCTCCTCCGGCAGCTGGCCCTCGAGGACACGATCACGTGGGGCCAGATGAGCCACGAGTACGTCCTGCCGGACCTGAGGGTGAAGGTCCCGCATCGGGTGGAGGATTTCGTCGCGCTGCTCGGCACCCATTTCCCCGGTGAGCGCGCGGGCATCGCTGCCTTCTTCGCCGAGATGGAGAGGGTGTACCGAGAACTCTATGCCGACGCGCCTGGCACCGGCGGCGTGCCGGTCCCTCCGCTCACGGTGGACGCCATGCTGGCCTACCCGGCCCTGCACCCGCACGCCTTCCGCTGGATGCACGCCCCCTTCACCGGGATCCTGGACGCTTACCTCCGCGACCCTCGACTGAAGGAGCTGCTCTCGGTGCTCTCGGACTATCTCAGTGACGACCCCTCGGCGCTCACCGTCGGCGCCATGGCGCCCATCTTCGGCTACTACTTCGATGGAGGCTACTATCCCATGGGTGGATCCCAGACGCTGGCCGACGCCCTGGCCGGCGTCATCCGATCGCATGGAGGCGAGCTGCGCCTCCGGACGGCGGCGCGCCGGATCGTGGTGGAGCACGGCCGCGCGGTGGGCGTGGTCTCCGGCGACGGCCGGCTCGACCGCGCCTCGGCTATCGTCTCCAACGCGGACATTCGCCGGACTTTCCTGGAGCTCGTTGGCCGCGAGCACCTCCCGCGCGATTTCACCGGGCGTGTGGAGGGCCTCCAGCCATCGACCTCGGCCTTCGTGGTGTTCCTGGGTGTGGACTACGTGCCCGACGTCGCGCCCATCACGATGCTCGCGACAGGCACGCAGCGGCTCGGCATCGCCATCCCCTCGAAGGTCGATCCCTCGCTGGCTCCCCGGGGCCACAGCAGCATGAGCCTGATCACGCTCATGCCCCCCGCCGCCGAGGGGGAGTGGAGCCGCAAGGCCCCGGGCTATGCCAAGAGGAAGCGGAGTCTCGGGGACGCCCTCATCGCCCGCGCCGAGCAGGCCTTGCCCGGGCTCCGCGAGCACATCGTCTACCGCCAGGACGGCAGCCCGGCCACCTTCGCGCGCTACGCGTGGACGGCGGGGGGGGCGATCTACGGCTCAGGACCCGGGCAGTGGCAGCCCCCGGTCAAGTCGCCGGTCGAGGGGCTCGTTCTGGCAGGAGCCGGCGTCTTCCCCGGAGCGGGGATCGAGGCTGTCATGATCTCGGGCACTCTGGCTGCGGAGGCGATCTGCCCGCTCTCCGAGAGGGCGAGGGAGGCGGCCCGGCAGCCGGCTCGGGCGGCCTGA